In the Clostridium beijerinckii genome, one interval contains:
- the rpmH gene encoding 50S ribosomal protein L34 has translation MFMTYQPKKRQRKKEHGFRKRMSTQSGRNILKSRRQKGRKKLTA, from the coding sequence TGTTTATGACTTACCAACCTAAAAAGAGACAAAGAAAAAAAGAACATGGTTTTAGAAAAAGAATGAGCACTCAATCAGGAAGAAACATTCTTAAGAGCAGAAGACAAAAAGGAAGAAAAAAATTAACAGCTTAA